CTAGCCTTAGAGGTTTTTCTTGGGAGCATGATTAGGTTGCTTCCATTGCCCGAAGGCTCTGTTATTACTCGTATTTCAGCACCAAAAGTGGATTTTCCTACTTAAGGTATACCTATATACTTAAACGTTCTAATCCGTAAGAACGTGCAACTTTCACTTCTCCGTTACCCCATCGAAATTCAAGCAAGTAGCAGAATATTAACTGCTTTTCCATCGGAGGTCGCCTTTCGGCTGGTCCTTAGGATCCGACTAACCCTGATCCGATTAACGTTGATCAGGAACCCTTAGGTTTACGTGGAAAAGGTTTTTCACCTTTTTAATCGTTACTCATTCCTACATTTTCTTTTCCGGAAACTCCAGCAAGGCTCGCGCCTCACCTTCGCAGTTGCCGGAATGCTCCCCTACCCCTCCATCGAAAGATGGAAGCCATAGCTTCGGTACTGTGTTTGATGCCCGGTTATTCTTCCGCGCTCGATCACTCGACCAGTGAGCTGTTACGCACTCTTTAAATGATTGCTGCTTCCAAGCAAACATCCTGGCTGTTATAGCAATCGAACATCGTTTGTACACAACTTAACACAGATTTAGGGACCTTAGCTGATGGTCTGGGTTGTTTCCCTCTCGCCTACGGACCTTATCACCCGCAGGCTCACTGCTATTCATATTATACAGTATTCGGAGTTCGTCAGGGTTTGGTAGGCGGTGAAGCCCCCTAGCCCAATCGGTAGCTCTACCTCTGTATAACTAAAAATAACGCTGCTCCTAAAAGCATTTCGGGGAGTACGAGCTATCTCCCAGTTTGATTAGCCTTTCACCCCTACCCACAAGTCATCCGGTGGCTTTTCAACGCCAATCAGTTCGGACCTCCATTTCGTGTTACCGAAACTTCATCCTGCTCATGGGTAGATCACAAGGTTTCGCGTCTGCCGCTACTGACTATTGCCCTGTTAAGACTTGCTTTCGCTGCGGCTTCTCCTGTTTACAGGATTAACCTTGCCAGTAACGAGCAACTCGTAGGATCATTATGCAAAAGGCACGTCATCGGAACACGAAGTTCTTCTGACCGCTTGTAAGCACACGGTTTCAGGTTCTATTTCACTCCGCTGTTCGCGGTTCTTTTCACCTTTCCTTCACAGTACTAGTTCGCTATCGGTGTCTGAGGAGTATTTAGCCTTGGCAGATGGTGCTGCCGGATTCAGACAGGGCTTCTCCGACCCCGCCTTACTCAGGATACTACTAGGTAAACAATGCTTATGCTTACGAGACTATCACTCTCTATGGTGCAACTTTCCAGAAGCTTCTGCTTAACATTGTTAGTCCAGATTGTAGTCCTACAACCCCCCTATGCAAGCATAGAGGTTTGGGCTACTTCCTTTTCGCTCGCCACTACTTGGGAAATCACTAAATTGTTTTCTTTTCCTGGAGGTACTTAGATGTTTCAGTTCTCTCCGTTGGCATTCTGCAAGCAGAATATCCCGACTTCATCGGGATGGGTTACCCCATTCGGACATCTCCGGATCAAATCGCATGTGCCGATCCCCGGAGCTTATCGCAGCTTATCACGTCCTTCTTCGCCTCTCAGACCCAAGGCATCCACCGTGTGCCCTTAATTACTTTAAATTCTTACGGTTAATCTTGAAGTCTTGCTTTATTAACTACCAATATGTCAAAGAACTTTTGTTTAGAACCAATAGCTTTTCTTTCAAGCTGTGTAATACTTAGCGTATTCTAAACGATGTGGAGGTGAACGGAATCGAACCGATGACCCCCTGCTTGCAAAGCAGGTGCTCTAGCCAGCTGAGCTACACCCCCGAAACTTCTCGTTGTGTAATGTAGTAGTCCCGCGCAGACTCGAACTGCGGACCTCTACATTATCAGTGTAGCGCTCTAACCACCTGAGCTACGAGACTATGCTAACAGCTAATCAGAGAACGAATATTTTTGAAATAAAGGGAGAAATGCAGAGCAACAGGAAGTGCTCTAAAAGGAGGTGTTCCAGCCGCACCTTCCGGTACGGCTACCTTGTTACGACTTAGCCCCAGTCATTGGTTTAACCCTAAACAGCGCCTCGCAGCAACTGGCTTCAGGTCCTCCCAACTTCCATGGCTTGACGGGCGGTGTGTACAAGGTCCGGGAACGTATTCACCGCGCCATTGCTGATGCGCGATTACTAGCGATTCCAACTTCATGCAGGCGAGTTGCAGCCTGCAATCCGAACTGAGACGCTCTTTTTGTGATTGGCTCGTCATCGCTGACTGGCAACACTTTGTAAGCGCCATTGTAGCACGTGTGTAGCCCTGGGCGTAAGGGCCATGATGACTTGACGTCATCCCCTCCTTCCTCTCTGCTTGCGCAGGCAGTCTTCTTAGAGTCCCCACCATAACATGCTGGCAACTAAGAATAGGGGTTGCGCTCGTTGCGGGACTTAACCCAACACCTCACGGCACGAGCTGACGACAGCCATGCAGCACCTTACAGACTGTGTATTGCTACAAAACCCTCTTTCAAGAGCGATCAATCTGCATTCTAGCCCAGGTAAGGTTCCTCGCGTATCATCGAATTAAACCACATGCTCCACCGCTTGTGCGGACCCCCGTCAATTCCTTTGAGTTTCATCCTTGCGGACGTACTTCCCAGGTGGTATACTTAACGCTTTCGCTTGGACACATACAGTGTATCGCATATGTCGAGTATACATCGTTTAGGGCGTGGACTACCAGGGTATCTAATCCTGTTTGATCCCCACGCTTTCGTGCCTCAGTGTCAATACAAATCTAGTGAACTGCCTTCGCAATTGGTGTTCTAAATCATATCTAAGCATTTCACCGCTACATGATTTATTCCATCCACCTCGACTTGATTCAAGTTAAGCAGTATCAATGGCAATTCTATAGTTAAGCTACAGGCTTTCACCACTGACTTACAAAACCACCTACGCACCCTTTAAACCCAGTGAATCCGGATAACGCTTGCACCCTCCGTATTACCGCGGCTGCTGGCACGGAGTTAGCCGGTGCTTATTCCCCTGATACCTTCAAGCTCCGATGAATCGAAGTTTTTATTCTCAGAGAAAAGAAGTTTACAATCCATAGGACCTTAATCCTTCACGCGGGATGGCTGGATCAGAGTTTCCTCCATTGTCCAATATTCCCTACTGCTGCCTCCCGTAGGAGTCGGGCCCGTGTCTCAGTGCCCGTGTGGCTGATCATCCTCTCAGACCAGCTACTGATCGTTGCCTTGGTGAGCCATTACCACACCAACTAGCTAATCAGACGCACACCCATCCAATACCGCCAGAGCTTTAATATCAAAGTGATGCCACTCTAATATATTATGGAGAATTACCCCCAGTTTCCCAAGGCTATGCTCCAGTATTGGGCAGGTTGTGTACGTGTTACGCACCCGTACGCCACTCCCCTTGCGGGGCGTTCGACTTGCATGTATTAGGCCTCCCGCTAGCGTTCATCCTGAGCCAGGATCAAACTCTCCGTAGTAAAAGAGATGATTCCTTTTGGCTAAAAGGAATGTTTTGAATCTAAGTTCAAAACTTAATGTTAGGCTATTTTCCTGTTATGAATGCTGCTACATTTCTAACCCTAAATTTCAAAGAACTTTTTCAGAAATTCAATGAAGAATTTTCTGAGAAGCTACTCAATTTTGTATCGCTCAAAACTGAATTTGTAAAGAACATTTTGTTTCTCTTTTCCCGAAACGGGGCGCAAAGATAAAATCTTTTGTTTCACATTTCCAAATTTTCGGAAAAATATTTTTTGAGAAGTTCTTTTTTGAGAAGGCGTAGTCGCTACGCTGAGTGCCTTTTGAATTATTAAAGAACTGTGTTGTTTTTCAAAAGGGAGTGCAAAGGTAGTTCTTAATTTGATATTGTCAAGAGGGAACTGTTCGAAGTTTTCCACAAGGTATCATTTATGAAAGCTATATCATTGACTGCGCCTTGCTTTGAGGCGCATAAACTATTTTTAAAATCCGGCATCTTTTTTCAAACAAACTTAAAAAATGGCTATTTCCTCTTTATACAAGCACCTACCACACATAATAAGGAAGCGCTAATTTCTATGATATACTATAAGTATTAGTGCGTATTCAATCTAAATGTAGTAACACTATTATATAGTGTAGCTACGCTTCTTTTGGCGGTAAACCTTGCAGTGCTCTTTTAAAATTGCTTTCTTCGCCTTCCTTTTAAATATAGCCAACATGAGTAACGAGAAAAAGAAAACGGTTTTAGGTAGAGGTCTTGGCGCATTATTAGCATCGAATGATACTACTACTGCTCCTGAAAGCAAAATGGTTGCCGATGGTATTGGCAAGCAGGCTGCTGTGGTAGTAAATATTCCTTTAGAACAGATTGAGGTAAATCCTTTTCAGCCGAGAAGTACTTTTGAAGAAGATAGTTTATTGGAACTTTCAGAGTCTATAAAGATACATGGCGTAATTCAACCGATTACCGTAAGGAAAATTGAAAATGGGAAGTACCAACTTATTGCAGGAGAAAGAAGACTAAGGGCTTCTAAACTTGGAGGCAAACAAGAAATTCCTGCATATGTGCGTACAGCAAGCGACCAAGAGAGTATTGAAATTGCTCTTATTGAGAATATACAACGTGAGGATTTAAACCCTATTGAAATTGCTGTTAACTATAAGCGCTTAATGGATGAGTGCGATTTAACTCAAGAGCAACTATCGGTTCGAGTAGGTAAAAACCGTAGTAGTGTAACCAACTTTTTGCGCTTGTTGAAGTTGCCTCCGGATATTCAGGCATCGTTGCGCGATGAGCGCATTAGCATGGGACATGCCAAAGCGCTACTTGGTGTGGAACAACTAACTACTCTTTTAGCATTATATAAAGAGGTAATTGCCAAAGAACTGTCGGTACGCCAAACAGAAGAATTGGTGCGCAGTTCTGAGCATAAAGCGCCTAAAAAGGCAGCAGCTAAAAAACTAGTTGAGCCAGCCGGGCACTTTAAGAAATTAGAAGATGAACTTACTAGTGCATTGAGTACGAAAGTTACCATTAAACCTATTACAACCGAAAAGGGAGAAATTGTGGTAAGCTACTATTCTATTACCGATTTAGAAAGACTAAAAGAAATTTTTACGCAATAGAAGCTATTACACTAACTTTCGTATCCTAGATATATGCTTAGTTGGAATGAGATACTTCTACGGTTGGCGTTGGCTTCTTTTTTAGGAGCGTTAATTGGCTTAGAAAGGGAAAGAAAGCATTGGGCTGCCGGCTTACGTACACACATGATGGTATGCGTAGGCGCTTGCCTAATTATGATAGTATCTGCATTTGGTTTCAAAGATGTTTTGGGCACTCCAGATGTTGCTTTAGATCCTTCGCGCATAGCGGCTCAAGTAATTAGTGGCATAGGTTTTATTGGAGCCGGAACCATTTTGTTTTCTAAACAAGGTACTGTACACGGCTTAACTACAGCATCGGGTTTATGGACGGTTGCTGCCATTGGTTTGGCAATTGGCGGAGGGTTATATTTTGCAGCAGTGGCTACTACGGTGGCGGCTTTGATAATTCTTTGGGCGCTTCAGCCGTTGGAACAATTGTATTCAAAGAAATTCCAACAACGGACTTTGAAAATTACCAGTACTACTGATACCGCTTTTACCCATCATCTCTTTTCATTGATTGAAGGTAATGGTTTGAAAATACAATCGTTCTCTTTACAAAAGCAAGGCGGTGATATAACATACGAACTTAAACTTGATTTTGCACCTAACGAAAAACTTGATGCTTTCATTATATTGCTACAACAAGAATCTACTATTCAGCATATTTCGTGGGAGCAATAATTTAAGTACTGTATTTCCGCACATTAGATACATTAGTGTCATATTTTACGATAACAAGAACTAACTAAAACAAATTGATATGAGAAATTTCATTGTACAAATACTATTGAATGCAGTAGCTGTTTTTGGCGCTTCCTACCTACTAAGAGGCATTCATTTAAAAGATTTTAAATACGCAATTGTGGTAGCTCTTGTGCTGAGCTTATTAAATACGTACATAAAACCTATTATGGAATTCTTTGCATTTCCTATTACGTTTATTACTGTAGGTCTGTTTTTATTGGTTATCAATGCTGCCATAATAAAAATAGCGGCATGGCTAATTGGTAATAACTTTAAAGTAGATGGTTGGTGGTGGGCTATTGCATTTTCATTGGTTATGACATTCATAAACACGATATTAGCGTGGCTCTTGGCATAAGTTTAGTTACATAGCTCAACTTCACGCACTGTTTCGGCATAGCTCTAGCAAATTAGCAAAGAGTTTTATTATTGCTTTTCAATAAAAGATTATGAAAGGATTTTATTCTATACCTGTTCCTATAAATGAACCGATAAAAAGTTACGCTCCTGGAAGTGCGGAAAGAGGCAGCCTTCAACAGAAGTTGGCACAACTCAAGAGCGAATTCCGCGATATACCAATGGTAATAAACGGGAAAGACGTTTTTACGAACGAAAAGATAAGCATTCATCCGCCACATGAGCGCCACCATACTTTAGGCACTTTCTCCAGAGGAAAAAAAGAACATGTAACACTTGCCATTAACGCTGCACTGCAAGCCAAAGCAAGATGGGAAAACTTAGCATGGGAACAACGCGCTTCTATTTTCCTAAAAGCAGCCGAACTCATTGCCGGGCCATATCGCGATGAATTGAATGCAGCAACCATGCTTGGACAAAGCAAAAATGCATTTCAAGCAGAAATAGACTCTGCCTGCGAAATAATAGATTTTTTGAGGTTCAACGTACATTTTATGAGCCAAATTTATGCCATGCAACCGCAAAGTGCCGCAGGAATTTGGAACCGAACCGAATGGCGCGCATTGGAAGGATTTGTGTTTGCACTTACACCATTCAATTTTACTGCCATTGCAGGAAATTTGCCCACCAGTTGCGCCTTAATGGGCAATGTGGTTGTATGGAAACCCAGCGATGACCAAGTTTATTCTGCACACGTGCTCATGAAAATATTTAAAGAGGCGGGCGTGCCCGATGGTGTAATAAACCTTATTTTCCCCGATGGGCCGGAAGCAGGCGAAGTAATATTTAAACATCGCGATTTTGCAGGCATTCACTTTACAGGCTCTACGGCCGTTTTTCAAACCATTTGGAAAACCATTGGTGAAAACATACATCTCTATAAAACCTACCCGCGCATTGTGGGCGAAACCGGAGGTAAAGATTTTATTTTAGCACACCCAAGTGCTCATGCCAACGTAGTAGCAACAGCCATTTCGCGCGGTGCTTTTGAGTTTCAGGGACAAAAATGCTCTGCCGCCTCACGTGCTTATATTCCTTCTAATATTTGGGAAGAAGTAAAAATAAAAGTATTGCAAGATGTAAGCACTTTTAAAATGGGAAGCACCGAAGACTTTAGTAATTTCATAAATGCCGTAATAAACGAAAAGAGTTTCAATAAACTATCGGAATACATTGAACAAGCAAAAACGGCCAACGATGCAACAATTATTGCCGGAGGAAATTGCGACAGTACAAAAGGATGGTTTATAGAGCCAACTATAATACTTACCCAAAACCCTAATTATGTTACCATGTGCGAAGAATTATTTGGCCCTGTACTTACGGTTTACGTTTACGATGAAAATAAATTTGAAGAAACCGTAGAATTGGTAAACACTACATCTATGTATGCACTAACCGGTTCCATTATTGCACAAGATCGATATGCCATAGAATATGCAACACAGCATTTAAAAAATGCAGCAGGCAACTTTTATATAAACGATAAACCTACCGGAGCAGTAGTCGGACAACAGCCCTTTGGCGGCAGCCGCGGTTCCGGCACCAACGATAAAGCCGGCAGTATGATAAATTTACTGCGCTGGGTTTCGCCACAAACTATAAAAGAAACATTTGTGCCGCCCATTGATTATCGCTATCCATTTTTAGGATAATACTTTATTCCATATAATAAGAACATGAAAAATTTTATTGAAGAATTGAAATGGCGGAATATGTTACACGACATTATTCCCGGCACGGAAGAATTATTGCAGAAGCAAAGTGTAAAAGGTTATATAGGTTTTGACCCTACAGCCGATTCGCTCGGTATTGGCAATATGGTTCAAGTAATGACCTTACTGCATTTTCAAAAATGCGGACATCAACCCGTAGCCTTGGTGGGTGGCGCAACAGGCATGGTGGGCGATCCGAGCGGAAAAAGCTTGGAACGCAATTTTCTTTCGGAAGAAACACTGATACACAATTTAGAATGCCAGAAAAAGCAATTGGAAAAATTTCTAGATTTTTCAGGCAATAATGCAGCTACTATTGTAAATAACTACGACTGGTTTAAAGATTTTTCATTTCTACAATTTATTAGAGAAGCAGGAAAATACATTACCGTAAATTATATGCTGGCAAAAGACAGCGTTCAAAACCGATTAGAAAATGGAATGACCTTTGCCGAACTTTCGTATCAACTTATTCAAGGATACGATTTTTACTGGCTTTGGAAGAACAAAGGCGTACAACTGCAAATGGGAGGAAGCGACCAATGGGGCAACATTGTTACCGGCTCTGAACTTATTCGCAAGAAAGAAGGAGGCGAAGCATTTGCTCTTACCACCAAATTGCTGATGAAAGCCGATGGCACCAAGTTTGGCAAAAGCGAATCGGGAAATGTTTGGTTAGATGCCGCAAAAACTTCGCCCTATAAATTTTACCAGTTCTTCTTAAATATAGCAGACGAAGATGCTCCAAAAGTAATTCGCATATTTTCGCTGGCCGAAAAAGAAGCCATAGAAGCCATAGAAAAAGAACATACCGCAGCTCCGCACCTGCGCACTTTACAAAAAGCATTGGCAGATGAAATTGTTACGCGCGTACACGGCAAAGATGCATTAACTAAAGCCAAGGAAGCATCGGAAATTTTATTTGGAAAATCTACCACCGAAGCACTCTTGCAACTAAGCGAAAGAGATATTTTAGAAGTATTTGAAGGAGTGCCTACGTATGAAATTTCTAAAGACCAATTAAGTGGCAGCGATTGGGTTACAGTATTGGGCGAACACACAAAAGTATTTGCATCCAAAGGCGAAGCAAGAAGAAGCTTACAGGAAAATGCAGTAAGCGTTAATAAAGAAAAAATTACTGTAGATACCGTTACCGACACCAATAAACTCTTAAACAATCAATACTTGGTAATACAAAAAGGGAAAAAGAACTACTATCTCTTAAAAGTAAAATAGATCAAGCATTGCAATAAATCTATATTCGTATAAAAGTTGTGCCATGCTATTAACGCTTAATTTCCAAGCAGTACCTATTGAGCAAGAACCGGTAGCTTATGCCATTCCTTTTTTTCTACTTCTAATTGGAATTGAGTTATACGTAAACTGGAAAGAACAACGCCACCTTTACAACACAGGCGAAGCCCTCAGCAGCATTGCCATGGGGCTTGGCTCTTTGGTTGTAAATATTTTAATGAAAGCCTTGGCATTTGCACTATACACATGGCTCTTTCAATATAGATTGTTTGATATTGGCTGGCACTGGTGGAGTTGGCTGCTTATTCTCTTTGCAGATGATTTTACCTTTTATTGGCACCATAGGCTTAGCCACGAAATACGAATTTTATGGGCAGCACACGTGCAACACCATTCATCGCAATCGCTAAATTTAGCCACTGCATTGCGCCAAAGCTGGACAGAGCTACTCTATAAATATATCTGGTGGTTTTGGTTGCCGCTCGTTGGTTTTCATCCGCTTATGATTTTAATGATGATGAGCATTTCGCTCATTTACCAATTTTGGCCACACACCGAAATTATACGAAAACTACCCAATTGGTTTGAATGGTTCTTTAATACACCTTCGCACCACAGAGTACACCATGCCAGCAATGCTAGGTATTTAGATCAAAACCATGCAGGCATTTTAATAATATGGGATAAACTATTCGGCACCTTTTGTCCGGAAAACGAAAACGATAAACCTATTTATGGCTTAACTACCAATATACATTCTACCAATCCGCTTGTAATTGTGTCGCACGAATACAAAAGTATTTGGAAGGATATAAAACGTGCTCCCACCTTTGCCGATAAATTACGCTATTTATTTATGCCTCCGGGTTGGAGCCACGATGGTCCCGATTTGAGAGCCAAAACACTACGCCAATCTATAAAAAAGTAACTGTTCTAGGCTTGGTGATGTGGCGGGTTTTTAGCACAAAACCCAAACCGAAGAACTACCTTTTAAATATAGCAAAAACTTGCAAACAAGCACTTCACCCGCCTATTGCCAATACGATGTTGTATGCCGCTTTTTGTTCATCATTCTTTGTTTCCCTTCTTGGCATTTTCGCTTCTTGTCAATAGTTGTAAGTTGTCAAGAACTGTCAAACCGCCATTATGCATTGGTTTGATATGGTCAATTTGAAAGTCCAATTTGTTTTTGCTTTTATAGTTTTTGGTCGCACTAAAATAAAAGCCGTCTTGGTCGGTGAACTTTTTATAAACTTGGTCTGAAAGCCATTTGCCGTATTCAGGATTTGTTTCTTTGATTTCATAAAGATTAAGTTTTTCTAATTCTCTCAATTCTTTTTCGTCTTTTGGAACAACCGATTTTCTTGCGTAAAGTTCTGGGTGCAAGAAT
The nucleotide sequence above comes from Chitinophagales bacterium. Encoded proteins:
- a CDS encoding ParB/RepB/Spo0J family partition protein, coding for MANMSNEKKKTVLGRGLGALLASNDTTTAPESKMVADGIGKQAAVVVNIPLEQIEVNPFQPRSTFEEDSLLELSESIKIHGVIQPITVRKIENGKYQLIAGERRLRASKLGGKQEIPAYVRTASDQESIEIALIENIQREDLNPIEIAVNYKRLMDECDLTQEQLSVRVGKNRSSVTNFLRLLKLPPDIQASLRDERISMGHAKALLGVEQLTTLLALYKEVIAKELSVRQTEELVRSSEHKAPKKAAAKKLVEPAGHFKKLEDELTSALSTKVTIKPITTEKGEIVVSYYSITDLERLKEIFTQ
- a CDS encoding MgtC/SapB family protein, producing the protein MLSWNEILLRLALASFLGALIGLERERKHWAAGLRTHMMVCVGACLIMIVSAFGFKDVLGTPDVALDPSRIAAQVISGIGFIGAGTILFSKQGTVHGLTTASGLWTVAAIGLAIGGGLYFAAVATTVAALIILWALQPLEQLYSKKFQQRTLKITSTTDTAFTHHLFSLIEGNGLKIQSFSLQKQGGDITYELKLDFAPNEKLDAFIILLQQESTIQHISWEQ
- a CDS encoding phage holin family protein; translation: MRNFIVQILLNAVAVFGASYLLRGIHLKDFKYAIVVALVLSLLNTYIKPIMEFFAFPITFITVGLFLLVINAAIIKIAAWLIGNNFKVDGWWWAIAFSLVMTFINTILAWLLA
- the pruA gene encoding L-glutamate gamma-semialdehyde dehydrogenase; amino-acid sequence: MMKGFYSIPVPINEPIKSYAPGSAERGSLQQKLAQLKSEFRDIPMVINGKDVFTNEKISIHPPHERHHTLGTFSRGKKEHVTLAINAALQAKARWENLAWEQRASIFLKAAELIAGPYRDELNAATMLGQSKNAFQAEIDSACEIIDFLRFNVHFMSQIYAMQPQSAAGIWNRTEWRALEGFVFALTPFNFTAIAGNLPTSCALMGNVVVWKPSDDQVYSAHVLMKIFKEAGVPDGVINLIFPDGPEAGEVIFKHRDFAGIHFTGSTAVFQTIWKTIGENIHLYKTYPRIVGETGGKDFILAHPSAHANVVATAISRGAFEFQGQKCSAASRAYIPSNIWEEVKIKVLQDVSTFKMGSTEDFSNFINAVINEKSFNKLSEYIEQAKTANDATIIAGGNCDSTKGWFIEPTIILTQNPNYVTMCEELFGPVLTVYVYDENKFEETVELVNTTSMYALTGSIIAQDRYAIEYATQHLKNAAGNFYINDKPTGAVVGQQPFGGSRGSGTNDKAGSMINLLRWVSPQTIKETFVPPIDYRYPFLG
- a CDS encoding tyrosine--tRNA ligase — encoded protein: MKNFIEELKWRNMLHDIIPGTEELLQKQSVKGYIGFDPTADSLGIGNMVQVMTLLHFQKCGHQPVALVGGATGMVGDPSGKSLERNFLSEETLIHNLECQKKQLEKFLDFSGNNAATIVNNYDWFKDFSFLQFIREAGKYITVNYMLAKDSVQNRLENGMTFAELSYQLIQGYDFYWLWKNKGVQLQMGGSDQWGNIVTGSELIRKKEGGEAFALTTKLLMKADGTKFGKSESGNVWLDAAKTSPYKFYQFFLNIADEDAPKVIRIFSLAEKEAIEAIEKEHTAAPHLRTLQKALADEIVTRVHGKDALTKAKEASEILFGKSTTEALLQLSERDILEVFEGVPTYEISKDQLSGSDWVTVLGEHTKVFASKGEARRSLQENAVSVNKEKITVDTVTDTNKLLNNQYLVIQKGKKNYYLLKVK
- a CDS encoding sterol desaturase family protein, giving the protein MEQEPVAYAIPFFLLLIGIELYVNWKEQRHLYNTGEALSSIAMGLGSLVVNILMKALAFALYTWLFQYRLFDIGWHWWSWLLILFADDFTFYWHHRLSHEIRILWAAHVQHHSSQSLNLATALRQSWTELLYKYIWWFWLPLVGFHPLMILMMMSISLIYQFWPHTEIIRKLPNWFEWFFNTPSHHRVHHASNARYLDQNHAGILIIWDKLFGTFCPENENDKPIYGLTTNIHSTNPLVIVSHEYKSIWKDIKRAPTFADKLRYLFMPPGWSHDGPDLRAKTLRQSIKK